In the genome of Oncorhynchus clarkii lewisi isolate Uvic-CL-2024 chromosome 22, UVic_Ocla_1.0, whole genome shotgun sequence, one region contains:
- the LOC139380550 gene encoding trace amine-associated receptor 13c-like — MEEHEDVQYCFQDRNSSCRKALLSTSIYITLYIFSLISAVTVFLNILVIISISHFKQLHTTTNLLILSLAVSDLLVGLIVIPVTTVATMESCWGFGEYFCVFQFYIAFLCASLSLGNLVLISIDRYVAVCDPLLYHSKITITRMTCCISITWCCCIIYRAAIIKNLVNVQVPSRCLNECFTVEGLIWVNIVDLVITMVVPCSIIITLYLKIFVVARSQARKVFSKEAASVSGVKTVQANKSERKAAKTLSIVVVNYFICWIPSLFLFFFFSFLIDNLTTLFISFLPLVNSLINPIIYAFFYPWFKVTAKHILTLKLRRS; from the coding sequence ATGGAGGAACATGAAGATGTTCAATACTGTTTTCAAGACAGAAACTCTTCTTGCAGAAAGGCTTTGCTATCGACATCTATCTACATAACACTGTACATCTTCTCATTGATTTCAGCAGTTACAGTATTTTTGAACATACTGGTGatcatctccatctctcacttcAAGCAGCTCCACACTACAACCAACctgctcatcctctctctggctgtgtcagATCTCCTGGTGGGACTGATTGTGATACCAGTAACGACAGTAGCAACAATGGAATCATGCTGGGGTTTTGGggaatatttctgtgtgtttcaaTTCTACATTGCTTTTTTATGTGCTTCTTTATCTCTGGGAAATTTGGTCTTGATATCTATTGACCGCTATGTTGCTGTGTGTGATCCCTTATTGTACCActctaaaataacaataacaagaatGACGTGTTGTATATCCATAACCTGGTGTTGTTGTATCATATACCGTGCTGCTATTATAAAAAACTTAGTAAATGTACAGGTACCAAGTaggtgtttgaatgaatgttttacCGTTGAAGGGTTAATCTGGGTTAATATCGTTGACCTTGTAATTACAATGGTTGTCCCGTGCTCTATTATTATAACACTTTATTTGAAAATCTTTGTGGTGGCCAGATCACAGGCCAGAAAGGTATTTTCAAAAGAGGCTGCCAGTGTCTCTGGTGTTAAAACTGTACAGGCAAATAAGTCTGAGAGAAAAGCAGCAAAAACTCTATCTATTGTTGTTGTCAACTATTTCATTTGTTGGATTCCATCTCTAtttcttttcttctttttttcttttttaattgACAACTTGACAACGTTGTTCATCAGTTTTCTGCCTCTTGTTAACTCCTTAATTAATCCAATAATTTATGCTTTTTTTTATCCATGGTTCAAAGTGACAGCTAAACATATTTTAACTCTGAAGTTAAGGCGTTCATAA